From Pseudonocardia autotrophica, one genomic window encodes:
- a CDS encoding GGDEF domain-containing protein, translating into MSGDPSASGARVPGTGNAARRRPFRQLPLRVRLLLIAVEVTAVLLVAAELLRHGPELLEPRPWIVSGALLVAAALHAELSLGAERMRRRIADTRYIDLSSVWTFAAALLLPAVPAVATVVAVYLHLFLRVFRPAGTPLHRQLYSTSTVVLAVYLVVMLREYSGVGGDVGSVAGVVTLLCCLLVYTLTNTLLVVAVIRLSQPRSSFLAILAGGEIVLELATLSLGALVAVVIVPHYWLLVGLLVPSLLLLEQTTLLRQLEDKANTDAKTGLLNADAWRSRATRLLTAARRDRVAAGVLILDLDHFKDVNDRYGHLVGDAVLASMADVLTGEVRGTDVVGRFGGEEFVVAMGTMKQDPAAGATAVRETCERIRRRVESMSVEVPSLQGAVRIDRLSVSVGAAVQPGAGTELDRLLAAADEALYTAKRAGRNQVRVRDHGGGQAGPAR; encoded by the coding sequence TTGTCTGGAGATCCCTCGGCATCCGGCGCCCGGGTACCGGGTACCGGCAACGCGGCGCGCCGCCGGCCGTTCCGGCAGCTGCCACTGCGAGTACGCCTGCTGCTGATCGCGGTCGAGGTCACCGCCGTACTGCTGGTGGCCGCAGAGCTGCTGCGGCACGGCCCGGAACTGCTCGAACCGCGGCCGTGGATCGTCAGCGGGGCGCTACTCGTCGCGGCGGCGTTGCATGCCGAGCTCTCGCTCGGGGCCGAACGGATGCGTCGCCGAATAGCCGATACCCGCTACATCGACCTGAGTTCGGTGTGGACTTTCGCGGCCGCCCTGCTGCTGCCCGCCGTGCCGGCGGTCGCCACCGTGGTGGCCGTCTACCTGCACCTGTTCCTCCGGGTGTTCCGCCCGGCCGGGACGCCACTGCACCGGCAGCTCTACTCGACCTCCACCGTCGTGCTCGCCGTGTACCTGGTCGTGATGCTGCGGGAGTACTCCGGCGTGGGCGGCGACGTCGGTTCGGTCGCCGGCGTCGTCACCCTGCTGTGCTGTCTGCTGGTCTACACGCTGACGAACACCCTGCTGGTGGTCGCCGTGATCCGGTTGTCGCAGCCGCGGTCGAGTTTCCTGGCGATCCTGGCCGGCGGCGAGATCGTGCTGGAGCTGGCGACGCTGAGCCTGGGCGCGCTGGTCGCCGTCGTGATCGTCCCGCACTACTGGCTGCTGGTCGGCCTGCTGGTGCCGTCGCTGCTGCTGCTCGAGCAGACGACCCTGCTCCGCCAGCTGGAGGACAAGGCGAACACGGACGCCAAGACCGGACTGCTCAACGCCGACGCCTGGCGGTCCCGCGCCACCCGGTTGCTCACCGCGGCCCGCCGCGACCGGGTTGCCGCCGGCGTGCTCATCCTCGATCTCGACCACTTCAAGGACGTCAACGACCGGTACGGCCACCTGGTCGGGGACGCCGTGCTGGCCTCGATGGCCGACGTGCTGACCGGCGAGGTCCGTGGCACCGACGTGGTCGGCCGGTTCGGTGGTGAGGAGTTCGTCGTCGCGATGGGGACGATGAAGCAGGATCCGGCGGCCGGGGCGACGGCGGTGCGCGAGACGTGTGAGCGGATCCGGCGGCGGGTCGAGTCGATGAGCGTGGAGGTGCCGTCGCTGCAGGGCGCCGTGCGGATCGACCGGCTCAGCGTGTCGGTGGGGGCCGCCGTGCAGCCCGGTGCGGGAACCGAGCTCGATCGTCTGCTCGCCGCCGCGGACGAGGCCCTCTACACCGCGAAGCGGGCCGGCCGGAACCAGGTCCGGGTGCGTGACCACGGCGGCGGGCAGGCCGGGCCCGCGCGCTGA
- a CDS encoding DinB family protein: MDRTIDWNTELGAQLTFHWEQQLRPRLAGLTDDEYLWEPVRGMWSVRPRGESVTPPGAGSGDRVIDFVFPVPEPPPVTTIAWRLVHVIVGVLGMRVHSHFGGPPVDYDSHACAGTAAEALAQLDEAYRRWTAGVTALGSDGLARPCGPAEGPYSDAPLATLVLHIHREVIHHGAEIALLRDLYAASPPVRG, translated from the coding sequence ATGGACCGCACGATCGACTGGAACACCGAGCTCGGTGCGCAGCTGACGTTCCACTGGGAGCAGCAGCTGCGGCCCCGCCTGGCGGGGCTCACCGACGACGAGTACCTCTGGGAGCCCGTGCGCGGCATGTGGAGCGTGCGCCCGCGGGGCGAGTCCGTGACCCCGCCCGGCGCGGGGTCCGGGGACCGGGTGATCGACTTCGTGTTCCCGGTGCCGGAGCCGCCGCCGGTCACGACGATCGCCTGGCGGCTGGTGCACGTGATCGTCGGCGTGCTCGGCATGCGGGTGCACTCGCACTTCGGCGGACCACCGGTCGACTACGACTCGCACGCCTGCGCGGGGACGGCGGCGGAGGCGCTCGCCCAGCTCGACGAGGCCTACCGCCGCTGGACCGCGGGTGTCACGGCGCTCGGATCGGACGGGCTGGCCCGGCCGTGCGGGCCGGCCGAGGGCCCGTACTCCGATGCGCCGCTCGCGACGCTGGTCCTGCACATCCACCGTGAGGTCATCCATCACGGCGCCGAGATCGCCCTGTTGCGGGATCTGTATGCGGCCTCGCCGCCCGTGCGTGGTTGA
- a CDS encoding class I SAM-dependent methyltransferase yields the protein MPTDPYDVLAGHYVEHNRTGPYNAYYERPALLELCGDQCGRDVLDLGCGPGVTAAALLGAGARVTALDRSAAMISAAAGLLGDRATLLQHDMNDPLPLPDAAVDTVVAGLSLHYLADWSGPLAEIRRVLRPGGRLVASVHHPMTDRRVPSLAPDGHGDYLDSYPIPIRWSVGAVSASVRFWHHPLGRITGWVSGAGLSLTDLVEPRPVEEMAVDHPGTFAALSAEPAFLLIAATAPG from the coding sequence ATGCCGACCGATCCCTACGACGTACTGGCCGGTCACTACGTCGAGCACAATCGAACCGGTCCCTACAACGCGTACTACGAACGGCCGGCCCTGCTGGAGCTGTGCGGCGACCAGTGCGGACGCGACGTCCTCGACCTGGGATGCGGCCCAGGGGTGACCGCCGCCGCGCTGCTCGGGGCCGGAGCGAGGGTCACGGCGCTCGACCGGAGCGCGGCGATGATCTCGGCCGCGGCCGGGCTGCTCGGCGACCGGGCGACGCTGCTGCAGCACGACATGAACGATCCGCTGCCGCTGCCCGACGCGGCCGTCGACACCGTCGTCGCCGGGCTGAGCCTGCACTACCTGGCGGACTGGTCCGGTCCGCTCGCCGAGATCCGGCGGGTGCTGCGCCCCGGTGGCCGGCTGGTCGCGTCGGTGCACCATCCGATGACCGACCGGCGGGTGCCGAGCCTGGCACCGGATGGGCACGGCGACTACCTCGACAGCTACCCGATCCCGATCCGGTGGTCGGTCGGAGCGGTCTCCGCGTCCGTCCGGTTCTGGCACCATCCGCTGGGCAGGATCACCGGCTGGGTGAGCGGCGCCGGGCTGTCGCTCACCGATCTCGTCGAGCCGCGGCCGGTCGAGGAGATGGCCGTCGACCACCCGGGCACGTTCGCGGCGCTGTCCGCCGAGCCGGCGTTCCTGCTGATCGCCGCTACCGCTCCCGGCTGA
- a CDS encoding HelD family protein — MLYEQLEDRRKDTTRRLADTLREETVGTPQALTQRDAAAALLADKLAALRAAEHGLAFGRLDSDDGETRYVGRIGLLDEQNEYEPLLMDWRAPAARPFYTATAANPEGMRRRRHLRTRLRNVVAIDDEPLNLAEMTEEEQARAGAGLTSEAALLAAVSQARTGRMGDIVATIQGEQDRIIRSKPSGVLVVQGGPGTGKTAVALHRAAYLLYTHRDRLARRGVLVVGPNPTFLRYIGQVLPSLGETSVVLGTVAQLYPGLDARRREDPATAELKGRADMAAVVAAAVRDRQQVPRKPIELVVEQQRVVLDRDTVAQARTRARRSRKPHNEARRTFRKELLRLLAQQVAHRVGAELLDRLDVEDIREELTESAAMAHELEQLWPTLSPEQLLTDLFADRRRLNSVARRIPAAERVLLERDAPDPELPYEQRWSAADVALLDEAAELLGDDGAAQAAAEAAALREEVEYAQGVLDVLDLEEDLDPELLRATDIIDADRLAERMQVSRYDSTAERAAADREWTYGHVIIDEAQELSAMAWRMVMRRAPARSMTLVGDIAQTGDRGGAGSWHDVLSPFVARRWRLEQLTVNYRTPAEIADVADDVLTEIDASLEPPSSVRSTGVPPWAASLPAAGAERDRVLVDRVAAERDAVGEGRTAVLVPAARLEQTRAALVAAGVVDADTDPDELDTAVVVLAVTGSKGLEFDAVIVVEPQEMLTESPRGLSDLYVAITRATQRLGVLHSGDLPPVLKRISRER; from the coding sequence ATGCTCTACGAGCAGCTCGAGGATCGCCGCAAGGACACCACCCGGCGGCTCGCCGACACGCTGCGCGAGGAGACCGTCGGCACCCCGCAGGCGCTGACCCAGCGCGACGCGGCCGCCGCGCTGCTCGCCGACAAGCTGGCCGCGCTGCGCGCCGCCGAGCACGGTCTCGCCTTCGGGCGGCTGGACTCCGACGACGGCGAGACCCGCTACGTCGGCCGGATCGGGCTGCTCGACGAGCAGAACGAGTACGAGCCGCTGCTGATGGACTGGCGGGCGCCCGCGGCGCGGCCGTTCTACACCGCGACCGCGGCGAACCCGGAGGGCATGCGCCGGCGCAGGCACCTGCGGACCCGGCTGCGCAACGTCGTCGCGATCGACGACGAGCCGCTCAACCTCGCCGAGATGACCGAGGAGGAGCAGGCCCGCGCCGGGGCCGGGCTGACCAGCGAGGCCGCGCTGCTGGCCGCGGTGTCGCAGGCCCGCACCGGACGGATGGGCGACATCGTCGCCACCATTCAGGGTGAGCAGGACCGGATCATCCGGTCCAAGCCGTCCGGGGTGCTGGTCGTGCAGGGCGGGCCGGGTACCGGTAAGACGGCGGTGGCGCTGCACCGCGCCGCCTACCTGCTCTACACCCACCGTGACCGGCTGGCCCGGCGCGGTGTGCTCGTGGTCGGGCCGAACCCGACGTTCCTGCGCTACATCGGGCAGGTGCTGCCGTCGCTGGGGGAGACCTCGGTGGTGCTGGGCACCGTCGCGCAGCTCTATCCCGGGCTGGACGCCCGCCGCCGGGAGGACCCGGCGACCGCGGAGCTGAAGGGCCGCGCCGACATGGCCGCCGTCGTCGCGGCCGCCGTGCGGGACCGCCAGCAGGTTCCGCGCAAGCCGATCGAGCTGGTGGTCGAGCAGCAGCGGGTCGTACTGGACCGGGACACCGTCGCCCAGGCCAGAACGCGCGCCCGGCGCTCCCGTAAACCGCACAACGAGGCCCGCCGGACCTTCCGCAAGGAGCTGCTGCGGCTGCTCGCCCAGCAGGTCGCCCACCGGGTCGGGGCGGAGCTGCTGGACCGGCTCGACGTCGAGGACATCCGTGAGGAGCTGACCGAGTCGGCCGCGATGGCGCACGAGCTGGAGCAGCTGTGGCCCACGCTGTCGCCGGAGCAGCTGCTCACCGACCTGTTCGCCGACCGACGGCGGCTGAACTCGGTGGCCCGCCGGATCCCGGCCGCCGAGCGGGTGCTGCTGGAACGCGACGCGCCGGATCCCGAGCTGCCCTACGAGCAGCGCTGGTCGGCCGCCGACGTGGCGCTGCTCGACGAGGCGGCCGAGCTGCTCGGCGACGACGGTGCCGCGCAGGCCGCGGCCGAGGCCGCCGCGCTGCGCGAGGAGGTCGAATACGCCCAGGGCGTGCTGGACGTCCTCGATCTCGAGGAGGATCTCGACCCGGAGCTGCTGCGCGCCACCGACATCATCGACGCCGACCGGCTCGCCGAGCGGATGCAGGTCTCGCGCTACGACTCGACCGCCGAGCGGGCCGCCGCGGATCGCGAGTGGACCTACGGGCACGTGATCATCGACGAGGCGCAGGAGTTGTCCGCGATGGCCTGGCGGATGGTGATGCGCCGGGCGCCCGCCCGCTCGATGACACTGGTCGGGGACATCGCGCAGACCGGTGACCGGGGCGGTGCCGGATCGTGGCACGACGTGCTGTCGCCGTTCGTGGCGCGCCGCTGGCGGCTGGAGCAGCTGACGGTCAACTACCGGACGCCCGCGGAGATCGCCGACGTCGCCGACGACGTGCTCACCGAGATCGACGCCTCGCTGGAGCCGCCGTCGTCGGTCCGGTCGACCGGGGTGCCGCCGTGGGCGGCGTCGCTCCCGGCCGCCGGCGCCGAGCGGGACCGGGTGCTGGTGGATCGGGTCGCCGCCGAGCGGGACGCGGTCGGCGAGGGCCGGACGGCGGTGCTCGTCCCGGCCGCACGGCTGGAGCAGACCCGGGCGGCGCTGGTCGCCGCCGGGGTCGTCGACGCCGACACCGACCCGGACGAGCTGGACACGGCCGTCGTGGTGCTCGCGGTGACCGGGTCGAAGGGCCTGGAGTTCGACGCCGTCATCGTCGTCGAACCGCAGGAGATGCTCACCGAGTCGCCGCGCGGCCTCAGCGACCTGTACGTGGCGATCACCCGGGCGACCCAGCGGCTCGGCGTGCTGCACTCCGGTGACCTGCCGCCGGTGCTGAAGCGGATCAGCCGGGAGCGGTAG
- a CDS encoding MFS transporter → MILRRRDPAARGLRDTIRVLPPAVRLILASMVVFNIGFYLVVPFLAVHLSENLALAGWAVGLVLGLRTFSQQGLFFLGGGLADRFGVRRMVLLGVAVRVVGFLLLGLADDLASVLVAVLLVGVAAALFAPAVESANAAYGHRLETDGVLPRTELFAIEQMCSRLGSVLGPALGALLLAVPFGVTSAAAAGLFALLWVAFLRWLPADASTGTGAGGEQRSGTVAPTLQAVWGTVLRNRPFLVFTVLCGAQLVAYNQLYLMLPEQLDRAVGGQAALGWFFTGAALLVIGGQRTVTAVAARLGHRVAIVGGLALIAVSFLVPPMLTGSAVVTLAGLACWVLLLHLGQMLMVPPMRDVIARLAGERLLGAHFGMLNTLGGGLTLIGALAVGAMYDGVDAGIMAVGTPWWALAATVAVAAGALWTWSRGRPLSPAAAPG, encoded by the coding sequence ATGATCCTCCGCCGCCGGGACCCCGCCGCCCGGGGACTGCGCGACACCATCCGGGTGCTGCCGCCCGCGGTCAGGTTGATCCTGGCCTCGATGGTGGTGTTCAACATCGGGTTCTACCTGGTGGTGCCGTTCCTGGCGGTGCACCTGTCGGAGAACCTGGCGCTGGCCGGATGGGCGGTGGGCCTGGTGCTCGGCCTGCGGACGTTCAGTCAGCAGGGCCTGTTCTTCCTCGGCGGCGGCCTGGCCGACCGGTTCGGCGTGCGCCGGATGGTGCTGCTCGGGGTCGCGGTGCGGGTGGTCGGGTTCCTGCTGCTCGGGCTGGCCGACGATCTGGCGTCGGTGCTGGTCGCGGTGCTGCTCGTCGGGGTGGCCGCGGCGCTGTTCGCACCCGCGGTCGAGTCCGCGAACGCCGCCTACGGGCACCGGCTGGAGACCGACGGGGTGTTGCCACGCACCGAGCTGTTCGCGATCGAGCAGATGTGCAGCCGGCTGGGATCGGTGCTGGGCCCGGCGCTGGGCGCGCTGTTGCTGGCAGTGCCGTTCGGTGTCACGTCGGCGGCGGCCGCGGGGCTGTTCGCGCTGTTGTGGGTGGCGTTCCTGCGCTGGCTGCCGGCCGACGCGAGCACCGGGACCGGGGCCGGCGGCGAGCAGCGATCCGGCACCGTGGCACCGACCCTGCAGGCGGTGTGGGGCACGGTGCTGCGCAACCGCCCGTTCCTGGTGTTCACCGTGCTGTGCGGGGCGCAGCTGGTCGCCTACAACCAGCTCTACCTGATGCTGCCCGAGCAGCTGGACCGGGCGGTCGGTGGGCAGGCCGCGCTGGGCTGGTTCTTCACCGGTGCGGCGCTGCTGGTCATCGGCGGGCAGCGGACGGTGACCGCGGTCGCGGCCCGGCTCGGGCACCGGGTGGCGATCGTCGGCGGGCTGGCGCTGATCGCGGTGTCGTTCCTGGTGCCCCCGATGCTGACCGGATCGGCCGTCGTGACGCTGGCCGGGCTGGCCTGCTGGGTGCTGCTGCTGCACCTGGGGCAGATGCTGATGGTGCCGCCGATGCGTGACGTGATCGCGCGGCTGGCCGGCGAACGCCTGCTCGGTGCGCACTTCGGGATGCTGAACACCCTCGGCGGCGGGCTCACGCTGATCGGGGCACTGGCGGTCGGCGCGATGTACGACGGCGTCGACGCCGGGATCATGGCCGTCGGCACCCCGTGGTGGGCGCTGGCCGCGACCGTGGCGGTCGCGGCCGGCGCCCTGTGGACGTGGAGCCGGGGCCGGCCGCTCAGCCCTGCAGCGGCACCTGGCTGA
- a CDS encoding gamma-glutamyl-gamma-aminobutyrate hydrolase family protein, with product MRPLIGITGYTERASYWIVEDEETVLIPRGYLDMISAAGGTPVLLPPTSDAADAAAACDGVLVSGGPDIGAAHYGAVRGPHDDDPRPERDAADLAAVRRALDLGIPVLGVCRGHQLLNVALGGTLHQHLPDVVGDGVAAEHSAGPGSYAPVQVVAEPGSRAAAALGTEPVTVRCHHHQSVDRLGAGLRVTARAGAVVEAIETGDGGPWVLGVQSHPERSPDDLRLAGALVAAARSRSTTRTAPDLVRS from the coding sequence GTGAGGCCGCTGATCGGGATCACCGGCTACACCGAGCGGGCCAGCTACTGGATCGTCGAGGACGAGGAGACCGTGCTCATCCCGCGCGGGTACCTCGACATGATCTCCGCCGCCGGCGGCACACCGGTACTGCTACCGCCCACCTCGGACGCCGCCGACGCGGCAGCGGCCTGTGACGGCGTGCTGGTCAGCGGCGGGCCGGACATCGGAGCCGCGCACTACGGCGCCGTCCGCGGCCCGCACGACGACGATCCCCGGCCCGAGCGGGACGCCGCCGACCTGGCCGCCGTGCGCCGCGCACTGGACCTCGGCATCCCGGTGCTCGGCGTGTGCCGCGGGCACCAGCTGCTCAACGTCGCACTGGGCGGCACGCTGCACCAGCACCTGCCGGACGTCGTGGGAGACGGCGTCGCCGCCGAGCACTCCGCCGGGCCGGGCAGCTATGCGCCGGTGCAGGTCGTCGCCGAGCCCGGATCCCGGGCCGCGGCGGCGCTCGGCACCGAGCCGGTCACCGTCCGCTGCCACCATCACCAGTCGGTGGACCGGCTCGGGGCCGGGCTGCGGGTGACCGCCCGCGCCGGTGCGGTCGTCGAGGCGATCGAGACCGGCGACGGCGGACCGTGGGTGCTCGGGGTGCAGTCCCATCCCGAGCGCAGCCCGGACGACCTGCGGCTGGCGGGTGCCCTGGTCGCCGCGGCCCGATCGCGCTCGACGACGAGGACAGCGCCTGACCTCGTTCGGTCCTAG